The following nucleotide sequence is from Arvicola amphibius chromosome 1, mArvAmp1.2, whole genome shotgun sequence.
gaaaaacaagaaaaagcaatcaaacaggtaagggaaacagtacaagacctgaaaaattaaatggaggtaatgaggaaaacacaatccgaggaaagactggaaatggaaattctgagtaaacgaacagaaactacagagacaagtattaccaacagaatacaagagattgaagaaagaatctccgactctgaagatactatagaggaaataaactcacagattaaagaacaatacaaatccaacaaattcttaacacaaaacatccaggaaatctgggacaccatgaaaagaccaaacataagaataattgggatagaagaaggagaagaattacaactcaaaggcccagaaaacatattcaacaaaattatagaagaaaatttccccaacctaaagaaggatattcctttgaaggtacaagaagcctacagaacactgaatagactggatcaaaagaaagcatccccacgccatataataatcaaaacacaaaacatacagaataaagaacagatattaagagctgcaaaggaaaaaggtcaagtaacatataaagggaaacctatcagaattacacctgacttctcaatggaaaccatgaaagccagaaggtcttggatggatatgctacagacactaagggaacatggatggaAGCCCAAACTAttgtacccagcaaagcttgcattcaccatcgatggaaaaaacaagatatgttgcgggaagccggcccgcagctcatcactacaaagatattccaggacaaaaacagatttaaacaatacgtagccacaaatccagccttgcagaaagtaatagaaggaaaaccactaaccaaggagtccaaaaaTGCCCACAATAATTCAGatatctagcaacccttcaccagcacaactagaagaagggaaacacaaaaactctactacaaaaaaaatgaccagagttaacaagcactggtcattaatatcacttaatatcaatggactcaattcacctataaaaaggcacaggctaagagattggatatgaaaacaggatccaacattctgctgtttacaagaaatacacctcaaccacaaagacagacatctattcagagtaaagggttgggaaaaggtttatcaagcaaatggacctaagaaacaagcgggtgtggccatactaatttctaacaaagttgacttcaaactaaaatcaatcagaagagatggaaagggacagttTATACtcgaaacaacaaaaaaaaatccataagaatgaagtctcaatccttaatatctatgcccctaatataaaagcacccacttatgtaaaagaaacattactagaactcaaggcagccatcaaaccacacacactaatagtaggagacttcaacactcctctctcaccaatggacagatcaatcagacagaaacctaacagaccTTTCTGCCGGTGATGACCTCCCTACGAGAACATGCCTCTCGCAAAGGATCTCCTTCATCCCTctccagaggaggaaaagaggaaacacaagaaaaagtgCCTGCTGCAGAGCCCCAATTCCTACTTTATGGACGTGAAGTGCCCAGGATGTTATAAAATCACCATGGTCTTTAGCCATGCACAGAGGGTAGTCTTATGTGTCGGCTGCTTCACTGTCCTCTGTCAGCCTACAGGCGGGAAAGCAAGACTGACAGAAGGATGCTCCTTCAGGAGGAAGCAGCACTGAAAACACCTGAATCGAGATGAGTGGGAACAATCCCAGTAAACAcattttggataaaaaaaaaaagaaacctaacagagaattaaaagacttaatggagataatgaaccaaatggacttaatagacatctatagaacattccacccagataggaaagaatataccttcttctctgcagctcatggaaccttttcgaaaattgaccacatactcggtaacaaagcaaacttccacagttacaaaaaaatattagtaaccacctgtgtcttatcggatcaccatggattaaaattagaattcagggggctggagagatggctcagcggttaagagcattgcctgctcttccaaaggacctgagttcaattcccagcaaccacatggtagctcataaccatctgtaatgagatctggcgccctcttctgggctgcagacatacacacagacagaataataaatgaataaataaatattttaaaaaaataaataaaaagattttaaaattagaattcaacaacagtgctaccccccagaaagcctacaaactcatggaaactgaacagtcaactactgaaccacacctgggtcaaggaagaaataaagaaagaaattaaagtctttcttgaatttaatgaaaataaaggcacaacatactcaaacctatgggacacaatgaaagcagtgctaagaggaaagttcatagcactaagtgcccacttaaagaaaacggagaaagcactcattggagacttgacagcacacctgaaagctctagaaaaaaaagaagcagattcacctaggaggagtagaagactggaaataatcaaactgagggcagaaatcaacaaaatagaaacacagaaaacaatctaaagaatcaatgaaacaaaaagctggttcttggagaaaatcaacaagattgacaaacccctagccaaactaatcaaacagcagagagagaacaagcaaattaataagatcagaaatgaaaagggggacataaacacagacacagaggaaattcagagaatcattagctcttactacaaaagcctgtatgccacaaaattggaaaatgtaaaagaaatggacacttattagataagtaccatacaccaaagttaaaccaggaccaggtgaccaatctaaatagtcctgttagtcacgaagaattagaaacttatCAAAagcctccctaccaaaaaaagcccaggaccaggtggtttcaatgcagaattctaccagaacttccaagaagacctaatacctatactccttaaggtatttcataatatggaaacagaagagtcattgccaaattccttttatgaagctacagttaccttgatacctaaaccacacaataATCAAccttatatggaagaacaagaaacccaggatagccaaaacaatcttatacaataaaagaactggaggcattaccatccctgacttcaaactctattacag
It contains:
- the LOC119815226 gene encoding 40S ribosomal protein S27-like, translated to MPLAKDLLHPSPEEEKRKHKKKCLLQSPNSYFMDVKCPGCYKITMVFSHAQRVVLCVGCFTVLCQPTGGKARLTEGCSFRRKQH